The sequence AAGACAAATAAGTGAGGGAGAGATAACTGAAGTTACGCTCGGAGTGGTAATAACCGTTACGGGAACTGTGGCCGAAGCAGTACAACTTAAAGCGCTGGCAGTAACCACCGTAAAGTTTGCAGAAGTGGATGGCGCATAAGCGGCACCATTCACTATTCCAGGCCCTCCAAACCATGTGTAAGAAGTGCCGGTGCCTATCCCTGTTAAAGAAACCGTACTGCCAGAACATAAAGAAGATGTGCTTGCCACTGCGGTAACGGTTGGAAGCGGGTGAAGCGAAATGGAAGTAATGGCGGATGTACTGCCACAAGCATTAATTCCTGAAACGGTATAAGTTGCACTGGTTGTAGGTACGAAGGCTACTCCGTTAATTAAATTTGCTCCACTACTGCTGGATAAACTATAAGTGGTCGCACCAGTTCCTGTAAGAGTTACTGAAGCATTCGGACAAACTCCGCCAGTTGCCGAAGAGGTGTTAGCCACAGACAAAGAGGGCACAGTGCCGTTTACCTGAACATTTATTGCTGAAGACGATACACAATTAGCAGAGCTTGTAGCGGTTACCGAATAACCGGTATTAGCAGTTGGAGCAACCACTATAGAAGAAGTTGTAGCACCAGTGCTCCATGAAAAATTGCTCACGGCATTCGTAGTAAGCGTTAAATTATTTCCCGCGCAGATAAAAGGAGATACGGTGCTATTATTTACACTGTTTGTTAAATTGATCGAGCAGTTGGAAGTGACAATAATGTCATCCACATAAACACCATCATACGCATTGTCAATACCATCGACAGAATTAAAATTAAACCTGAGCATTATGGTTTGGTTGCTATAGGTGTTTAATGCATAAGTAACGGGCGTCCACGTTGCATTATTTGCAATTAGCGTGTTGGTTGTTGCATTTGAAACCAGGGATGTAAAACTAGTACCTCCATTTGTAGAAATTTGAAGGGAAAGAATATCATAGCTACAATTGGTCGAGCTTCCTGTGCATTCATTTTGTAGATAATAATTGAAGGTCAAAACAGCTCCTGAAGGACCAATAGTCATTGTAGGAGTGTTTAAATTACCGCTAACGGTTCCACTGCTTCCAAACTGGCAGCCGCTACCAACAAAGATGGCATGCCCCGAAACACTGTGCCCAGTAACAGTACTTTGTGCGCAGGAACTGGACCATACCCAATTTGCATTCGAAGAATTTGTAGCGACGCATTGGTTGAGACTGGTAGAAAAAGTCTCTGAAAATAGTATCTGAGCCTTAAATGAGTAATTCATACAAAGCATCAAAGCGAATAGAAAAGTAATTTTTTTCATGTAAGTAGGTAATAGGTTTTAAATTAGTGATTTGTGTGCCTCACTAATATAGGAAAAATTTTAGTAATTATTAACTAAAACCTTCTTAAATATTAACTTTTAACAACCTTGAAAATTCTCAGAACTTGTTCTATTAATTAGTACTCTACCCTTTTACATTTATTCAGCAACGACTATTTTACCTGTGTAAAAGGTATTAGTGTTATTCAGCCCTCTTAAAACATAGAGACCTTTGTCGAGAACATCTAAAGAAACCCTGTAATTATTTTCTGCAGATAACTCTATAACTCTTATTACCTGTCCTAATTCATTCAATAAGTCCAATTTCAAGTCTGAGTCTGATTGAATGGTAAACTGCCCATTGTTTGGATTTGGATAAACCTTCAATCCCAAGTTAGAAGCAGTTAAGTCTGCCACTCCTGTGCAGGAAGATACTTTTATCTGAATTGTTGCTGTACCAATACACCCGTTAGTATCCGTTCCCGTAACAGTATAATTAGTGGTGCCAGATGGGGAGACGTTGATAGTGGGTGTGTTAAAGCCTGTATTCCAAACATAAGTATCGCCACCAACTCCATGAAGTATGACTGATTCTTTAGCACAGATTTGGGTTCTTTGCGCAGTGGCCGTAATAACTGGATTCAGGTACAGATTTACATTTATCGTTTTTGTCGCCGGACAAAGACTTGCTGTTGAAGATGTGGTTAGAATGCTGATGGTGTAAACCGCAGGGGCGGTAATAGGGATGATCAACTGTGAAACTGTGCTAGTTGGGGCGCCGCCGGGAACAGTATACCAGGTATATTTATTCTGACTTGCTCCACTTGCAATCAAATTAATATCTCCACCATTACAAGCACTTGTATTTCCACTAACAGTAATTGTTGGAATAAATACACTTACGGCAACCGTCTTTTCTGTATAACAAAGAGTATTTGTAAAAGTACCCGTCACCGTAAAAATAACAGGACCACTGATAGCATTAACAGGATTCACAACGGCGCTGGAAGTAGCAGCGCCACTGCTCCATAAATATGTATTTGCCCCTGAAGCATTTATTTGAACACTACCACCACTGCAAACAAGCGTTTTAAGCGGCACAGCCGTCAGAGTTGGATTACCATAAACCTGCACAATTTGACTGGTTGAAGTTATACATCCGAAAGAATTATTACCACTAATAAGATAAGCGGAAGTGGTTGTAAGTGTTTCTATAACCGGGAAGACAGCAAAGGTAGCTGAAGTGGCAGAGGAAGTAATTGTATAACTGATACCCCCATTTGCATTAATCGTAGTTGTGGAGCCACTGCAAAGTGTAGCTGGAGCTGCGCTGGTAATGATCGTTGGATTCGGATCTGCATGAACAAAAACCGTAGTTGCAGCCACACAGGTTCCGTCATTAGCCGCTACTGTGTAGGTAGTTGGTATAGGAGGAAAAGCAAGCGGACTGGCGCCCGAGAATGTAAATGACGCTACTGTTGGAGGAGCGCCCGGAGAAGTCCACACATAGGTTTGTCCACCAGCAACAGTTAAGGTTGCCGGCTTTCCTGCACAAACCTGTGTGGGATTTGCAATAGCGAATACTACAGGCAATGAGTTGGTTGTAATGCTTATTATTTTAGTGTCTAGGCAATTCGCATTTGACTTTGTCACGGTGTAGCTGGTAATGCCTGTGTTTGCGGGTGTTGAAAGCATGGTGGGTGTAAAAACGGTTTGCGTTGCACTTGTCCAAGTGTAGTTACTAGCCCCTGTTGCTGTTAATGTGAAAGAATTTCCAATGCAATTTATAAGTGAACTTGAGGTTGGCGCAAGTGTTGGCGTGGTTACCACCGATACAACCACTGCTGCTGAAGCCGTGCAATTTAAAGCGCTTGTGCCCCTTACAACATAGGTACTCGTTAGAGCCGGCGAAAAACTTGTGCCGCTGGTAAAACCACCTGTCCACGTGTACGTAGAGGCATTACTGCCTGTTGTAGTCAATGTGAGTGCTGCGCCGGAGCAAAGTGATGGGGTACTTGCAACGGCAATAACTATAGGTAAAGGAAAAACAGAAACTGAAGATACGGCAGTACTTGTTCCACAGGCATTCGCGCCAGTAACAGTGTAGTCTGTTGTAGTAGACGGTGCAAACGCTACACCGTTGGTAACGGTGCTCGCTCCCCCAGTCCAGCTATAGGTAGTGGCACCGCTTGCAGTAAGCATCACGGTTTTGGTAGGACAAATGCCTCCGGAAGGCGCAGTTGAAGTAACAGTAAGCGTGGGTACCGTACTAAATACATTTACAGTAACCATAGCATTGTAAGTGCAGCTTTGTGAGTTCACTGCCTGCACGGTAAATTCAGTTGTAACACCTGGTGTTACAGAAACTACTGTAGTTGTTGCACCTGCAAAATTTCCTGCAGGAAGCCAGGTGTAATTAGACACACCGCCAGCAGTAAGTGTGGCAGATCCACCCGAAGTGCAAAGATTGGCGGGACTCACACTGGCGGTTAAAGGAACCTGAACTCCTGAAACCGCAAGAATTCCTATTTTTTCGCTGCTGCCACCTGTATTTTTAAAAATAAGCCGTTTAATTTGTTTGCCCTGGTTGGCGCAAAGTATTGGAAAGTCCGTCGCAAAAAAACGGGGATTACCATTTCCACCTTCATTGGCAGGTGTATCATTCGATCTGTTTAACCTGTCAAATCCGTTTACAAAAGCTGTAGCACCAGTATATAACCAGTCGTACACTGTCACACTCGAAAAAGTCTGCGTGCTATTATCTGTAAACCTTACAGTAACACTCATAGTGGTGGGACTAAAAGCATCGGTAGCGAAATTCAGAATGCTTACGCTTTGACAGGCTACGGGACTTATAAAAGTAAGCGAATCCTGCGCGGCATGCGGAACAAAAAGTAAATTGGAACCAGTATAATTTTGTAATTGAAAAGTTTTAGTGGAGGACGATAAAGTGCCATTATTTGGTAAACCATAGGAAGAACTAACCAGGGCAGCATACGCGGCGCTATACATCACATTTACGCCATCAAGAGTGGCACCGGTGGTTAATACAGCGGTTGTATTCTCTGCAATCGCGTCAAGAGTGTAACCACTTGTAGCAATTGGTGAATAAGCTTGTGCCTGACTTTTAAGACAGATAAACACTACAAAAACGAGAAAAGTAATTTTTTGAATCATGGGTTAATTATATGACTTGAATTTACACAAACTATTGCTTCCTAAAATACAAGCTCTCTGATTTCTAAATTATTTAGCTAGAAAAGATTAGGCTACGATTAAGTACTTAAATAATGTTTGTCTGAAAATTTTCAAGTTTAAAAAATTTCTCTCCGAAACAAATTTTTGTAACATTGTGTTATGGAAAAAACCCAAAAACCTATCCTCTTTATCTTCCTCACTATTTTGATCGATTGTATTGGTATCGGCATCATCATCCCTACTCTACCCGCCTTAATACAAAGTTTGAGTGGGGCTGACATCAGCACTGCCGCGAGTTATGGGGGATGGTTAAATTTTTCTTACGCCATCATGTCTTTTATTTTTTCGCCGGTACTAGGTGGCCTTAGCGACCGATATGGCAGAAGACCCATTTTATTACTTTCGCTTCTGGGATTAGGACTCGACTATGTATTTCTTGCTTTTGCACCGACTATTTTTTGGTTGTTTATAGGAAGAATTATTGCAGGAGTTTGTGGGGCAAGTTTCACAACAGCGTCAGCTTATATTGCAGATGTAAGTACAAATGAAAATCGCGCTAAAAATTTTGGAATGATCGGCGCTGCTTTCGGATTGGGTTTTATCATTGGGCCGCTACTGGGTTCTTTATTTGGAAGCATCGATACCCGTGCTCCATTCATAGCCGCTGCAGGCTTCTCGCTGTTAAATTTTTTATTTGGCTATTTTATTTTACCTGAATCTCTCGACAAGGACCACCGCCGTGCCTTTAGCTGGAAACGCGCCAATCCATTCGAATCTTTGTACAGACTTACAAAACATAAAGTCATTTTTAACCTCATTATCATTTTGTTTCTGGTAAACATTGCAGGTCAAGCTATGCCGAGCATATGGACCTTCTTTTGCATTGAACGTTTTAACTGGAACGAAAAAATGATTGGTCTTTCCCTCGCATTTGTTGGCGTAACAGTATCCATCGTGCAAGGCGGACTTATTGGAGTGGCTACAAAAACCTTAGGTGTTAAGCGAAGTATTTTTGTCGGACTAGGATTTATTATGCTGGGCTTTTTTCTTTTTTCTATCGCAAATCAAAGCTGGATGATGTTTGCCTTTATGATCCCTTATGCGTTGGGCGGAATTGCCACGCCTAACATTCAAAGTATTTTAAGTGCCAGGGTGCCTGCTAATGAGCAGGGTGAGCTACAGGGAGGCATTACAAGTCTTATAAGCCTTACGTCCATTATTGGCCCCCTGGTTATGAGTATGTCTTTTACTTATTTCACCAGAAAAAATGGACCTGTATATTTTCCGGGAATTTCCTTCTTCATCGGGGGAGTACTTTCTTTAATTAGTCTCATTTTAAGTTATAACACATTAAAAAAAATGATCCTCCCAAATCATGAACAATCCAAACCCCACTAAGAAATACATTTACATTTGCCTCCTGTTATTTTCGCTGTTCTGGTTTGTTTTTCCCAGAACCGGACACCCTTATGATAACTGGTGCTGGAGCGAATGGGCCCGACATAGCTACACGATGGGTTTGGGTAATGTGTATAATTATTTTACGGATTATGTTCCCCTCTACCATTATATTTTAAAATTTTACCTGTTATTCCAGGGCAGTGAAGAAGAGATCGCTAAGAATATTTATTACCTGAAAATGATCACGCTTGTTTTTCATTTCATAACAGGGTATTTTGTTTTTAAATTAATACGTAATGAAAAAGAAAATGATGACACCACCCTTATTAATGTTTTATTTTACCTGCTGAACATAGGAGTGCTCTATAACGCGGTGGTATGGGGGCAGGTAGATATCATCCTGGGATGTTTGGTATTTATAAGTTGTTATTATGCTTTTAAACACAAAATTTTCCGTTCTCTTTTATTTCTTTTACTAGCACTCAATTTTAAATTGCACGCCATCATCTTTGTTCCTGTAATAGGATTATTTATACTTCCGGATCTTGTTGCCACTTTTTCCTTAAAAAAAACTATCGGATGGATTGCGTCACTCGCCATCGTTCAATACCTGATTGTTCTTCCCTTTATCAATGCAGGAACAATGGAAAATCTCATTAGAGTAGTAACAGGGTCCGTTGACAAGTTTCCGGTTTTGTCTGCTAATGCCTTTAACCTTTGGCATTTTTTCTTTAACGGTGATCTCACAAAAATGTATGATACTGCAACGGCGTTTGGCTTAAGTTACAAAAGCTGGGGGCTCATGTTTTTCTGCGCCACGTCTGCCCTGGCCCTCTTTCCGCAGTTTAAGGTTTTATATCTTTCATTTAAAACAAGAATGCCCGTGTATTTGAGTCTTGAAAAGATCCTCCTCATTTGTTCGCTTATTCCAATGCTCTTTTTCTATTTCAACACCCAAATGCACGAAAGGTATGCACATCCCGCTTTTGCATTTTTGTTAACCTACTGCATTCTGCAAAAAAAACCTGTACTCGCTTTCGTTGCGAGCTCTGCTTATTTATTAAACCTGGAAGCTGTCCTGAAATTTTTACAACTTCCAAAATACTCCACACTTATCTTTGACCCGGATTTTATTTCCTGTCTTTGGCTTATTACCATTATCGTATGCTATTTTCAACTGTACGATCTACGGTTTAGAAAAAAAGTTTTGGCGACCGGCTAATGTGTTTGCACGATCAATTTTTGATGAAAACTCTTATCTGCATTCACGATAAAATAAATACCAGTTGTTAAACCCGTTACCGAAATTTTAAAGCTGTTGCCCGAATTAAGTTCCAATTGACGCACCACTTGTCCTACACTATTCATAAGCTTCAGTGACATTCCCTTTTCTGCCCGCAAATAAAATTCGCCATTGTTTGGATTAGGATAAATTATCACTCCGTTGCTTTGCGTGAGATTCTCATCAGCCAATCCTATGCAACCGAAAACCGTTATAGTCTTAACTGCCAATCCCGAACACCCGTTGGCGCCTGTGCCTGCTACCGTATAGTTGGTGGTAATAGTGGGACTTACGCTGATGGAATTAGACATGATTGCGGTATTTGAATTTTGTAGTGTATATGTAGCTGCACCGGCCACGGTTATAAAAGTGCTTTCATTTCTGCAAATGTTTTGTTTTACACTACCAACCAAAACTGTGGGAGATGGAAGAGGCTGAAGTGTTACCGATGCCGAATCAGAGCAATTTCCATCCTCACCA is a genomic window of Sphingobacteriaceae bacterium containing:
- a CDS encoding tetracycline resistance MFS efflux pump produces the protein MEKTQKPILFIFLTILIDCIGIGIIIPTLPALIQSLSGADISTAASYGGWLNFSYAIMSFIFSPVLGGLSDRYGRRPILLLSLLGLGLDYVFLAFAPTIFWLFIGRIIAGVCGASFTTASAYIADVSTNENRAKNFGMIGAAFGLGFIIGPLLGSLFGSIDTRAPFIAAAGFSLLNFLFGYFILPESLDKDHRRAFSWKRANPFESLYRLTKHKVIFNLIIILFLVNIAGQAMPSIWTFFCIERFNWNEKMIGLSLAFVGVTVSIVQGGLIGVATKTLGVKRSIFVGLGFIMLGFFLFSIANQSWMMFAFMIPYALGGIATPNIQSILSARVPANEQGELQGGITSLISLTSIIGPLVMSMSFTYFTRKNGPVYFPGISFFIGGVLSLISLILSYNTLKKMILPNHEQSKPH